GCCGCACCGGGCCCTTCTGGGCGTGGGAGCGCGGCGGAGACAGCGCGGCCCCCGATCTTCTGGTCGCGGGGAAGGGAATCGGGGGAGGTGTGGCGATCGCGGCGCTGCTCGGCAGGGACGAGGTGATGGAGTCCTGGCGGAAGCACGTCCTCCCTTCGGGGGAGGCGCCGCATTCGAGCACCTTCTACGGGCACCCGCTCGCGTGCGCCGGTGCGCTCCGGGCGATCGACCGCCTCGCGGCCCCGGAGACACGCGCACACGTCGAGCGCGCGGGCGCCCTGTTCGCGACGGGGCTTCGTTCCCTCCACGAAAGGTGCCCCGCCGTGGGAGACGTCCGCGCCGCCGGCCTCATGGCGGCGATCGAGCTGGTGCGCGATCGGGAGTCGCGTGAGCCGGCGCCCCGGCTCACCGCCACGGTAGTCGGCGCGCTCCTCCGCGAAGGTGTGCTCGCCTATCCGGGCGGCGTCCACGACAACGTGATCTGCTTCACGCCCCCGCTCACGATCACCGAGGAGCAGCTCGGGCACGCGGTCGGAGCGATCGGAAGGGCGATTCAAATGTCGTGCGGCATGTATCCGATGGGGGATTGGAAGTAATAGTTCATCGGGTAGTGCAGGAAGTTCGAGACGCGGCTCGTGTAGAGACAGGCGAAGTCTTTGAGCTGGTGCCCGAAGCGGCTCGATTCGTTTCCCTCCCGGAAGATGGAGCCCCAGTAGAGGTTGTACGCGCGGTCGATTTTCATCCTCAGGTCGTCGATTTCGGGCTCCACCTCGAGGCTCCGTTCCTCGATGCGGGCGATTTCCTCCGGAATCGCCTGAATCCGGGCCGCGATTTCCTGGCACCGCGCCGGATCCGCCCCGTCGTCCTCGCCGAGGATGAGGGTGAGCCGGCGAAGCTCGCGGCCCAGCGCGGCCTTGTCGATTTCCAGATGATGACGTTCCGCCGAGAGCCGGGCCAGGCGGTCGAAATCCTTCGCGAGATCCTGCGTCACGCGAATCTCACGGTCCAGCTCGGGCACGATCATGGCCGTGCGCCACCCCAGCGCCTTCTTGGAAAGCAGGATGTCTCCATAGGTGTGATCGCCGAAATAGAGGATCTCATCCCCGCCGGCTCCGAGCGCCCGCTCGAGGTAGGCGCCGTTCGCTCCGCGAACGACCCGCATGGCCGCGGGAAGCGAGGAGGCCTCCGCCACCGGCTCCGACGGCGAATTGGCCGCGAAGAAGGAGGGCTTTCGCGATTCCACGACGACGAGATCGAAAATCTCGGTCCAGTGGAACGGCGCCCCCCGCCCACGCTGGAGCAGTTGATTGAGGAGCGTATCGGCGTAGGTCCAGTCGCTGTTGGTGAGAAGGAAGAGCTTTTTCCCTCCGCGCCGGAACTCCTCGAGAACGGTTCGCAGCTCGTGGTCGACCCGGATGTAGCGGTCGAGGTTCGCCGTGATGACTGATTTCAGGCTTCCATCCCGGTGGGCCTCATCGATCATTTCCCGCACGTCGTTGTGGACCTGGGTGTAATCGGCTCTCTTCTGTCCGCCCCGCTCGAGCATCTCGATCACGGAGACGAAGAGATACACCTCGGGAAGGTGGAACAGGGTGTCCACGGACGAGTAGTTCTCGTGACTGAGCCTGATGCGCGAGGAACGGTACGCACGCTCACGATCCTCGGAACGGAGCTCCCTCAATCCGTGATGCCCGCGTGACACGAAGTTGAAATAATCCATCTTCAGCAAATTGCCGCGCTTCTTGTCGACCACCAGCCCCCGAATCACGAAGTCGGGATCGTATTTCAAGTCGAGGAGCTCGCTCGGGTACTGCTTCGATTCGACGAGCTTCCGCTTCGTGAGATCGAACGCAAGCTCCTCGACCGGCACGGGATCGTAGTGCGCGAGCGTGTGGTCGAGGTCGAATCCGATCGCGAGGATCTTGGACAATCTCAAGTTTCGATTCACGAACACACGGTGCCGCCGTGGGATCCGGTGCTCGCGATAGCGCAGGGCCCGCGCGGAGGGTTCGTGCTCTGTCGCGGGACTCTTCATTGCGGACATGGCGGGATTGTAGGCGACTTGACGGCGCTTCGGCCACTCTCTACTGTGCCTGGATGAATCTCTGCATCTATGAGGATATCGAGGCCGCCTCCTTCGGTCCGCTCACCCTCCTGCGCCCCGTGTTCGCGCTTCGGTGCGGGATTTTCACGCTGGCCGAAAAGCTCGCCCTCGCGTTTCCTGAGGCACGGCTCCATTTCCTGGTGCGCCCGCACCTCGAGGAGTGGACGCGCCAGCTCTATCCCGACGCCGAGCTATCCGAACCATCCGCGGAAGAGACGATGTTCGTGAACGGGCGGCTGTGCATGACGGACGACGAGGTGCTGCATTTCCTCGCGGCCTCGCCGCAGGAGGTGAGCTACGTCTCCCAGGGCATCCTCTTCGCGGCCAAGGTGCGCGGGGAGCGGGTGAAGCACGTTGTCCGCCACCTGCGCGAAGGCGATCCGGACCGGGCGTTCGAGGACGTCCGGTTCCCGGCCGAAGTGCAGGCCTTTCTCGCGCGCTCCGGGGCGGACCTCATCCGGTGGAGCCCGCGCCAGATCCTCCAAGATTCACGGTACCTCTTCGAAGGGGGCGTGGTGCAGGGCGCGGTGGAATCAGGGGTGCACCTGCTCAAGGCCGAGGCGATCCACGTGGCGCGCGGCGCTCGCGTGATGGCCGGCGCGGTTCTGAACGCCGAAGGCGGGCCGATCGTCGTGCGTGAGAACGCGACCGTGGAGCCCCTTGCCTATGTGGAGGGCCCCGCCGCGGTGGGCGAAGGCGCGATCGTCCGCGCCGGAGCCAAGATCCGCGGCGGCACCTCGATCGGTCCGGTCTGCCGCGTCGGAGGCGAAATCGCCGAGACCGTGTTCCAGGGTTACGCGAACAAGCAGCACGACGGCTTCCTCGGGCACTCGTTCGTGGGGGAGTGGGTGAACCTGGGCGCCAACACGAACAACAGCGATCTCAAGAATACCTATACCCACGTGCGCGCCTTCCGGTCGGCGCGCGATTTTCTCGAGAAGAAAGGGGAGGACTCCGGGCAGCTCATGCTGGGGCTCCAGGTAGGGGATTTCACAAAGACCGGGATCAGCACCTCCTTCACGACGGGCGCCTCGGTCGGGATCGGATGCAATCTCTACGGCACGGAGGTCATGCCCGCGTACGTGCCCTCCTTTGTCTGGGGATCCCCCGGCGCGTTCCAGGAGCATCGCATCGACGCCATGGTGGCCACCGCGGCGCGCGCGATGGAGCGGCGAGAGGTCGCCCTCGCGACGGAGCTGGACTCGCTTCTGCGACGCGCCCACGAGGAGACGCGAAGCGACCGCGACCTCTTTCTCGACGCGATGACGAACGCGCGCCGGGAGCCCCAAGCGTGAGGTGGGACCGAGGGAGCGGCCGCCCCTTCGTGATCGGGGGATCCGCCACCCCCGCGGTTCGCGCCCTGCTTGTGGCCAACGTCGCGGTCTTCCTGTTCCAGACGATCGCGAGGGCCATGGTTCAGGTGCGGATCGAGCGACTCTTCGGGCTCGTCCCCTACGACGTGGTCCATCATCTCTTCCTGTGGCAGCTCGGCACGTACATGTTTCTTCACGGCGGGCTCTTCCACATCGCGTTCAATCTGCTCGCGCTGTGGATGTTCGGAACGGAGCTGGAGTCCCTGTGGGGGACGCGGAAGTTCTTGCGCTTCTATTTCATCACCGGGATCGGGGCGGCGGTCATGACGACCCTCGTCGGACCCTCGAGCTACACGGTCACGATCGGCGCGTCGGGGGCGATCTACGGGCTGCTGGCGGCCTACGGGCTCCTCTTTCCGGACCGGGTGATCCTGCTCTATTTCGTGCTGCCCATTCGGGCGAAATACCTCGTTCTCATTCTCGGGCTGATCACCTTCTGGTCCAGCGTGTCGGCGACCGGCGGCGGGATCGCGCACGTGGCGCACCTGGGAGGGATGCTATTCGGGTGGCTTTACCTCCGGGGACCGAAGTGGCCCCGGTGGGGGAATCCGCTCACCGGGGCCTACCGCCGGTGGAAACGGGACCGGCTCCGGAAGAAGTTTCAGGTCTACTACCAGCGTACGCGCGGGGAGGACAAGGGGCGCGAGGACGATCGTCGTTAGAGGAGCTTCCCAGCGCGACTAGGATTTCCCCGTCATGAGGGAAGCCATCACCTCGTCCAGCGCTTCCTTGGGCGGGCGCACCCGCTCCAGCGGAAGCGCCGCGAGCGCGTCCTCCGCCAGGTGGAGATCCTGGTCGAAGGGCTCCTTGTCCGGATCGAGATAGAGAATCCCGGTCACAAACTTGTCCTCCTGCCTGCCGCGGTGGATCGTCTCGAGCGCGCGCAAGGCGTCGCCGGGATCGTAGTCCTCTCCGAGCTTTTTCAACGTGATGCGGGAGCCGTCGTGCAGGGTCACCTCCCGGCTCTCACCCGGCGCGTAATCCACCTCGATATTCTCATAGCGGGGAATGAAGGTGATGTCGTGGAGCGGCGCGTCGTGCTCCTTGACGTTCAGGTAGCTCTTGGTCGAGCCCTCGTGGTTATTGAAGGTGACGCACGGGCTGATCACGTCCACGACCGCCGTGCCGCGGTGCGACAGCGCGGCCCGCAGAATCGGCCGGAGCTGCTTGGGGTCGCCGGAGAAAGAGCGCGCGACGAACCCGCATCCCAGCTCGATCGCCAAGGCGCACACATCGATCGGCATGAGCTCGTTCACGCGTCCCGACTTGGCTTTGGTTCCCACGTCCGCGGTCGCGGAGAACTGCCCCTTGGTGAGCCCATACACGCCGTTGTTCTCGACGATGTAGAGGAGCGGCACGTTGCGGCGGACGAGGTG
This genomic interval from Candidatus Eisenbacteria bacterium contains the following:
- a CDS encoding 2-oxoacid:ferredoxin oxidoreductase subunit beta, with protein sequence MTPVETNGNTNRIGLTVADYRGAKSTLCPGCGHDAITGSIIQAAFEAGIEPHRVAKLSGIGCSSKTPAYFLSRSHGFNAVHGRMPSIATGVFVANRTLTLLGVSGDGDTASIGLGQFLHLVRRNVPLLYIVENNGVYGLTKGQFSATADVGTKAKSGRVNELMPIDVCALAIELGCGFVARSFSGDPKQLRPILRAALSHRGTAVVDVISPCVTFNNHEGSTKSYLNVKEHDAPLHDITFIPRYENIEVDYAPGESREVTLHDGSRITLKKLGEDYDPGDALRALETIHRGRQEDKFVTGILYLDPDKEPFDQDLHLAEDALAALPLERVRPPKEALDEVMASLMTGKS
- a CDS encoding rhomboid family intramembrane serine protease codes for the protein MRWDRGSGRPFVIGGSATPAVRALLVANVAVFLFQTIARAMVQVRIERLFGLVPYDVVHHLFLWQLGTYMFLHGGLFHIAFNLLALWMFGTELESLWGTRKFLRFYFITGIGAAVMTTLVGPSSYTVTIGASGAIYGLLAAYGLLFPDRVILLYFVLPIRAKYLVLILGLITFWSSVSATGGGIAHVAHLGGMLFGWLYLRGPKWPRWGNPLTGAYRRWKRDRLRKKFQVYYQRTRGEDKGREDDRR
- a CDS encoding HAD family hydrolase translates to MSAMKSPATEHEPSARALRYREHRIPRRHRVFVNRNLRLSKILAIGFDLDHTLAHYDPVPVEELAFDLTKRKLVESKQYPSELLDLKYDPDFVIRGLVVDKKRGNLLKMDYFNFVSRGHHGLRELRSEDRERAYRSSRIRLSHENYSSVDTLFHLPEVYLFVSVIEMLERGGQKRADYTQVHNDVREMIDEAHRDGSLKSVITANLDRYIRVDHELRTVLEEFRRGGKKLFLLTNSDWTYADTLLNQLLQRGRGAPFHWTEIFDLVVVESRKPSFFAANSPSEPVAEASSLPAAMRVVRGANGAYLERALGAGGDEILYFGDHTYGDILLSKKALGWRTAMIVPELDREIRVTQDLAKDFDRLARLSAERHHLEIDKAALGRELRRLTLILGEDDGADPARCQEIAARIQAIPEEIARIEERSLEVEPEIDDLRMKIDRAYNLYWGSIFREGNESSRFGHQLKDFACLYTSRVSNFLHYPMNYYFQSPIGYMPHDI